The Pleurocapsa minor HA4230-MV1 nucleotide sequence GATTGAGAGCCGCTGCCCAGTCTATTAGCTATGAAATTCCCTTAGCATTATCAGTACTGGCGATCGTCATGATGTCTAATAGTCTTAGTACAATAGATATTGTCGAGCAACAGTCAGGCTATGGCATTTTAGGTTGGAATATTTGGCGACAACCCGTAGGTTTTATTATCTTTTGGATTGCAGCCCTAGCTGAATGTGAGCGCCTTCCCTTCGATTTACCTGAAGCAGAAGAAGAATTAGTTGCTGGTTATCAAACAGAGTATTCAGGAATGAAGTTTGCTTTGTTCTATCTTGGTTCTTATGTGAACTTAGTTTTATCAGCTTTAGTGTTTGCTGTTCTCTATTTAGGTGGTTGGGAATTCTTTATTCCTCTAGATCGTTTAGCCGATTGGATTGGCGTTGCTGATACGACTCCCTGGCTGCAAGTATTGACTGCTGCATTAGGCATCATTATGACTCTGGTAAAAGCTTATTTCCTCGTATTTATCGCCATCTTATTACGTTGGACTGTTCCCCGTGTGCGGATCGACCAATTACTAGACTTAGGCTGGAAATTTCTCTTACCAGTTTCTCTAGCTAACTTATTGATTACTGCTGCCTTAAAACTATCTTTTCCCGTAGCTTTCGGTGGCTAATTAGCGCAAAAAGTATTTAACTTAAAACAAAGCACAGCAAATATCATGTTTAATATCCTCAAACAAGTGCAGGACTATGCCCAAGAGAGTTGGCAAGCTGCTAAATACATTGGTCAAGGTCTTTCCGTCACCTTCGATCACATGTCTCGTCGTCCTGTCACAGTCCAGTATCCCTACGAAAAACTAGTTCCTTCTGAACGCTATCGCGGTAGAATTCACTACGAATTTGATAAGTGTATCTCCTGTGAAGTTTGCGTTCGCGTCTGTCCGATTAACTTACCCGTAGTTGATTGGGAATTTGACAAGGTAGCTAAAAAGAAAAAGCTGAAGCATTACAGTATTGACTTTGGGGTTTGTATCTTCTGTGGCAACTGCGTCGAATATTGTCCCACTAACTGTCTTTCCATGACTGAAGAATACGAACTAGCTTCCTACGATCGTCATGAGCTTAACTACGATAGCGTGGCGTTAGGACGCTTACCCTACAAAGTGACTCAAGATCCGATGGTGACACCGCTTAAAGAGTTTGCTTACCTACCTAAAGGCGAGGTTGAACCTCATGGTTTAGCCAAAGGAGTGCAACGTGCAGGAAAACGTCCAGAGGAAATCTTACAAGAGATTGAAGCTGCTAAACCCAAAGAAGAAGCTGTAAAGGAAGGATAAAGAATGAAGCATGAGGGATCGGTAACTTGTTAACTTGTTTGCTTTGCCCTTGTGTTTCTTAATTTGTCCTCAATTTTATCGATTAAGTAATTTAGCAAGAGGAGAAAAGAGTGAATTTAGCGGAAGGAGTACAGATAGTTTCTTTGGGTATTTTGGGGTTAATGATGATTGGAACAGCCTTGGGGGTTGTTCTACTCCCTAAAATTGTCCATTCTGCTTTTTTGTTGGCGGGAGTGTTTATCAGTATTGCTGGTTTATACATTCTACTCAACGCCGATTTTGTGGCAGCAGCTCAGATTTTGGTTTATGTCGGTGCGGTTAACGTACTAATTTTGTTTGCGATTATGTTGGTAAATAAGCAAGAAGATTATGTTGAACTTCCTGGACGTACGCTCCGTAGAGCGGCAACTGCGGTAGTCTGCTTCGGATTATTTGCCCTACTTGGAACAATGGTTTTAGCAACACCTTGGTCACTAGATACTACTTCTACCCCCGTAGAAAATACAATTGTGGCTTTGGGTGAGCATTTCTTTAGCGATTACCTCTTGCCGTTTGAACTGGCTTCCGTATTGCTTTTAATGGCGATGGTAGGCGCAATTATCTTGGCACGTCGTGATTTAATTCCTGAATTTTTAGTTACTGACGATAGTATCAGCACCAAACTAACTTTACCTGAGCGTCCTCGGGAGTTAGCTACCTTAAGTAGCGATCGCGATCAACAATAGATTTAGTCTGATTAATTATTCAGTAAATAAGGAGAGATAAACACAGTGCAGTTAGAATACTTTTTGTTGCTAGCAGCAGCACTATTCTGTATCGGCATCTATGGTCTAATTACTAGCCGTAATGCAGTACGAGTTTTAATGTCGATTGAGTTGATGCTTAATGCGGTTAATCTCAATTTAGCAGGATTTTCTAATTATTTAGATCCAGAAAATATTAAAGGTCAGGTATTTACCGTATTTGTAATTACCGTAGCAGCAGCCGAAGCAGCAGTTGGTTTGGCAATTGTGCTGGCTATTTACCGTAACCGTAACACTATTGATATGGAGCAGTTTAATTTACTGAAATGGTAGTCAAGGGCTTTGCCCTAGCTATAAGCTATTTACTTAAGTAATCGCGCATAAGCTAAAGGCTTTTTTTAGTCAATTAAGAGCAATAGCAATGATCAAAGCCGAGTTTATCCTCGGCTAATTTTTTGCTTTAATTAGAAAGCGAGAAGCGATCTCTGTTGTTGCCTATCAAAACTCTCATTTGCGACTATTGGAAGATAATTTAGTCGAGAGCAAATTTTCTGTAACAGAAAACAATCATGACTAAAAATTTATTTTAAATTAACGTTGTGCAGATGTTGCTGATTTTTATGACGGCGTTACAGCAGTTTTCGATTGAGTAGACACATTAATTTATCGAAGTAATAGGTAATGGGTAATGGGTAATGGGTAATGGGTAATGGGTTCTATCCAACTGAAATTCGCTGTAAGTTATTTAGTAGGTATCAATTAATAGTATAGGGATCATGGTCAAAAGTATTCTAATTAGGTTTAAAGCAATAGTAATTGATAAACCTTTGTTTTTAGATACTAAAAATATATCTAAAGTAATATTAATGTAAGGTAATAAATATGATTTATTAAATATAGTTCAAGATTTAGACAATTGTTCAAAAGTCATGGTTGCAATTCAAGCAAAAAAAGATGATTCAGAGGTAAATTCAGTTTCCATACCTCAGAAACATGGAGAGTTAATCATCATTGGCGGTGCAGAAGATAAGGAAAATGAATGTACGATCTTACGCGAGTTCATTCGTCGCTCTGGCGGTAGACGTGCCAAAATTGCGATTATGACTGCTGCTACTAGCTTGCCAGGAGAGGTGGGAGCAATGTATAGAAATATCTTTGAAAGATTTGAAGTAGAACAGGTAGATATTATCGATACAGAAAGAAGAGAAGATGCTAGTGATTCGAGAAACCTGGAAATAATTGAACAAGCGACTGGAGTATTTTTTTCGGGAGGAGATCAATCTCGGATCACTGATTTACTCAAAGATACTGAAATCGATCGCATATTACATGAAAGACTCAAGAGTGGATTAATAATTGCTGGTACGAGTGCTGGTGCAGCCATGATGTCAGAAATTATGATTGTTGAAGGAGAAGCCGAAACACATCCGCGATTAGAAACTGTAACTTTAGAACCTGGAATGGGTTTTATACACCAAGTAGCAATCGATCAGCACTTTGCGCAACGAGGAAGATTAGGGAGGTTGGTATCAGCTTTAGTGCAACAACCTGCGGTTTTAGGAATTGGGATTGATGAGAATACAGCGATTATAGTCAATGGCGATCGCCTAGAAGTAATTGGTGAAGGTGGAGTAACTATTATCGATCTGGCAAATATCTCTCACACTAACGTTGATGAGACTTTACATGATGAAGCTTTAGCTATTTGTGGGGCAAAACTGCATATCTTACCTGATGGTTATTATTTTGATCTTCAGCAACGGGTTTCCATGCCTGCAAGACACGATTAATGAGCAATACAGACATAGAGACATTAGTTTTTGGCGGTTAAATTTTGCTGGATTAGATACCCTAATCAATAACGGTACATTGCAATTATTGAATTAATCTATGTCTCATCTCTATTTTGATGACGAATCAACTGAACGCAAATCTTTTGAGCTTCCAGGGGCAAAACCTCACTACAATCCAGATCGCCCTGGACAGGTAGAGCATATTTTTCTCGATTTGATTTTAGACATCCCTAATCAGAGTTTTCGAGGCACCTGTACGACGACAATTATTCCCGTGCGATCGCCGATTAATCTTTTGACGATGGATGCAGTGGATCTAGAAATTGAATCTGTTTTGGTTGATAGTGTTAGTCAACAGTTTGATTATGATGGCGAAAAAATTGAGATTTATTTACAGCAGGCTACCACCACTGAAGCAATTAAGGTAGAAATTGCCTACTCGGTAGATCATCCTCAACGTGGACTTTATTTTATTCAACCCACAGCAGATTATCCTGATAAACCAACTCAAGTATGGACGCAGGGAGAAGATGAAGACTCACGCTTTTGGTTTCCTTGCTTTGATTATCCTGGTCAACTGGCTACTTCTGAAATTAGAGTCCAAGTACCCACAGGTTTTAGGGCAATTTCTAATGGAGAGTTGCTAAAGACTGAATTAGTAAGTGAAGGCGTGGTTTATCATTGGTTGCAGCAGCAGGTACACCCCACCTATCTCATGACTTTAGCAGTAGGAGACTTTGCCGAAATCAAAGATGAGTGGCGCGGAAAACCCGTTAACTATTACGTTGAACAGGGAAGAGAAGCGGACGCTAAACGCAGTATGGGGAAGACTCCTCGCATGGTGGAGTTTTTATCCCAGAAATATGGTTACGATTATCCCTATCCTAAGTACGCTCAAGTCTGCGTTGATGACTTTATTTTTGGCGGGATGGAGAATACCTCCACTACCCTGTTAACAGATCGCTGTTTGCTGGATGAACGAGCAGCCAAAGACAATATGCGTACTGAAAGTTTAGTCCTGCACGAACTAGCTCATCAATGGTTTGGGGATTTAGTTGTAATTAAACACTGGTCTCACGCCTGGATTAAAGAGGGAATGGCTTCTTATGCAGAGGTGTTTTGGACAGAAGCAGAATATGGCAAGGATGATGCAGCTTATTACCTGTTAAATGAGGCTCGCACCTATATTAATGAAGATAGTACTCGTTATCGTCGTCCGATTGTGACTAATGTATATCGAGAAGCGATCGAACTGTACGATCGCCATCTTTATGAAAAGGGTGCTTGTGTCTATCATATGATTCGAGCCATTTTAGGAGATCGACTATTCGATCGGGCAATTCAAACTTTTGTTCAGGATAATGCGCATAAGACAGTAGAAACGGTGGATTTATTACGAGCGATCGAGCGAGCGACGGGTTACAACCTCATGTTCTTATTCGATCAATATGTCTTCCGTGGTGGTCACCCTGATTATAAGGTGGAATATTCTTGGGAGGTCGAGAGTAAACTGGCTAAACTTACTATTACCCAAAAGCAAGCCAAAAAAGATAGTGAAAGCAAAGAGCTATTCGATTTGAAGATTCCTGTAGCATTTGGCTATATTTCCTCAGAGTCTTCATCGCCAGAATTGAAAACTGTTTCTGTGCGTATCCATCAGCCAGAACAAAGTTTTTACTTTCCCCTAGAGAAGAAGCCCGATTTTGTTAGTTTTGATGTTAATAATAATTTTCTCAAAACGGTGGTGCTGCAATATCCAGTAGCGGAACTCAAACAGCAGTTAAAACACGATCGCGATCCTGTCTCGCGCATTTATGCTGCTGCTGCACTGGCAAAAAAAGGTGGTTTGGAAGCAATTAAAGCTTTGGCTCAATCCTTAACTGATGACTCTTTTTGGGGAGTAAGGGTTGAAGTGGCGAAAAAACTAGGCAAAATTAAGCTCAATCAGGCGTTTGATGCTTTAAAAACTGGCTTGAAAGATGAAGATGCGAGAGTACGACTAGCGGTAATTACGGCGTTGAGTAACTTCAAAACCGATCTTAGCTATGAAACTATCGCCAACTGTCTTGAGCAAGGAGATTCCAGCTACTATACCGAAGCTGCTGCTGCTCGAAGTTTGGGATCTATGGTCTCAGGTAATCTTAAAGCTAAACAACCAGAGGCGATCGCTTTACTCAAAAAAATTCTCCTAGAGCGTGCAGGGTGGAATGAAGTTGTCCGTAGTGGCGCGATTTCTGGCTTAAGTAAAATGAAAACTGCTGCTGAGGCGGTAGATATTATGATTGAATATACCAAGCCAGTCACACCACAGGCTTTAAGACTGACCTCAATCCGCTGTTTAGGCACTATTTCTACTGGTCAAACTTCTGAAAAACTAGGGGAGATCCTCGAACAGTTAGAAGCGATCGCTGGGGAGTCTTTCTTCTTAACTCAGGTGGCGGTTGTAGGAGCATTAGGACAGATGCAAACTGCCCAGGCAATTCCTCTACTTAACGATTTGGCTGCTCAAACTGCCGATGGTAGAGTGCGTCGCAGTGCAGAAGAAGCCGTAGCTAAAGTGCAAAAAAACCTGGGTGCAGAGCAAGCAGTTAAGGAATTGCGCACCGAACTAGATCAGCTCAAACAGGCAAATCAAGACTTAACCAGTAGACTGGCTAAGTTAGAAGTGTCAGCTAAAACGGGGGAATAGTTACAGAGTTACAGATTACTTTTCAGTTGATACTTTGAGGTAATCTGTAGCTTAACTGACTACGTTAGAATAGCTTTCCGATTCAGACTCAGACTGGGGTTTGGCAAAAATCATCCGTCCTGCGGAGGTTTGCAGAGAAGATGTGACTACTACCTGTAATTCTCCACCAACGCTGTCGCTACCTTCTTCCACCACCACCATCGTACCGTCTTCTAAATAGCCAATACCCTGCTCTGGTTCTTTACCCTGCTTAAGTATTTTCAACTCTAAATAATCGCCTGGAAGATAAACAGGACGAAGCGCACGAGCTAAATCATTAATATTTAAAATCTGAACTTTTTGCAGGTTTGCTACTTTACTTAAGTTGTAGTCATTGGTTAATAGAGTCCCGCTTATTTCCTGTGCCAAATTCACCAACTTCGCATCAACAGTATCAATATCTTCATAATCTGCCTTGTTAATCACAATGCGATCGGGATAGTTTTCCTGCATCTGATTGAGAATATCTAGACCTCTCCTACCACGAATCCGCTTCTGAGAATTGCTGGCATCGGCTAGATTCTGTAATTCTTGCAGGACAAACTGAGGG carries:
- the nuoH gene encoding NADH-quinone oxidoreductase subunit NuoH is translated as MNAGIDLQGSFVQTLQDFGLPHGLAKAIWLPLPMLLMIIGATVGVLVVVWLERKISAAAQQRIGPEYAGPLGVLQPVADGIKLVFKEDVIPAKADSWLFTIGPVLVVVPVFMSFLIVPFGQNLVVTDLNVGIFIWISLSSIAPIGLLMSGYASNNKYSLLGGLRAAAQSISYEIPLALSVLAIVMMSNSLSTIDIVEQQSGYGILGWNIWRQPVGFIIFWIAALAECERLPFDLPEAEEELVAGYQTEYSGMKFALFYLGSYVNLVLSALVFAVLYLGGWEFFIPLDRLADWIGVADTTPWLQVLTAALGIIMTLVKAYFLVFIAILLRWTVPRVRIDQLLDLGWKFLLPVSLANLLITAALKLSFPVAFGG
- the ndhI gene encoding NAD(P)H-quinone oxidoreductase subunit I — its product is MFNILKQVQDYAQESWQAAKYIGQGLSVTFDHMSRRPVTVQYPYEKLVPSERYRGRIHYEFDKCISCEVCVRVCPINLPVVDWEFDKVAKKKKLKHYSIDFGVCIFCGNCVEYCPTNCLSMTEEYELASYDRHELNYDSVALGRLPYKVTQDPMVTPLKEFAYLPKGEVEPHGLAKGVQRAGKRPEEILQEIEAAKPKEEAVKEG
- a CDS encoding NADH-quinone oxidoreductase subunit J, translated to MNLAEGVQIVSLGILGLMMIGTALGVVLLPKIVHSAFLLAGVFISIAGLYILLNADFVAAAQILVYVGAVNVLILFAIMLVNKQEDYVELPGRTLRRAATAVVCFGLFALLGTMVLATPWSLDTTSTPVENTIVALGEHFFSDYLLPFELASVLLLMAMVGAIILARRDLIPEFLVTDDSISTKLTLPERPRELATLSSDRDQQ
- the nuoK gene encoding NADH-quinone oxidoreductase subunit NuoK, with protein sequence MQLEYFLLLAAALFCIGIYGLITSRNAVRVLMSIELMLNAVNLNLAGFSNYLDPENIKGQVFTVFVITVAAAEAAVGLAIVLAIYRNRNTIDMEQFNLLKW
- a CDS encoding cyanophycinase, with product MVAIQAKKDDSEVNSVSIPQKHGELIIIGGAEDKENECTILREFIRRSGGRRAKIAIMTAATSLPGEVGAMYRNIFERFEVEQVDIIDTERREDASDSRNLEIIEQATGVFFSGGDQSRITDLLKDTEIDRILHERLKSGLIIAGTSAGAAMMSEIMIVEGEAETHPRLETVTLEPGMGFIHQVAIDQHFAQRGRLGRLVSALVQQPAVLGIGIDENTAIIVNGDRLEVIGEGGVTIIDLANISHTNVDETLHDEALAICGAKLHILPDGYYFDLQQRVSMPARHD
- a CDS encoding M1 family metallopeptidase, with amino-acid sequence MSHLYFDDESTERKSFELPGAKPHYNPDRPGQVEHIFLDLILDIPNQSFRGTCTTTIIPVRSPINLLTMDAVDLEIESVLVDSVSQQFDYDGEKIEIYLQQATTTEAIKVEIAYSVDHPQRGLYFIQPTADYPDKPTQVWTQGEDEDSRFWFPCFDYPGQLATSEIRVQVPTGFRAISNGELLKTELVSEGVVYHWLQQQVHPTYLMTLAVGDFAEIKDEWRGKPVNYYVEQGREADAKRSMGKTPRMVEFLSQKYGYDYPYPKYAQVCVDDFIFGGMENTSTTLLTDRCLLDERAAKDNMRTESLVLHELAHQWFGDLVVIKHWSHAWIKEGMASYAEVFWTEAEYGKDDAAYYLLNEARTYINEDSTRYRRPIVTNVYREAIELYDRHLYEKGACVYHMIRAILGDRLFDRAIQTFVQDNAHKTVETVDLLRAIERATGYNLMFLFDQYVFRGGHPDYKVEYSWEVESKLAKLTITQKQAKKDSESKELFDLKIPVAFGYISSESSSPELKTVSVRIHQPEQSFYFPLEKKPDFVSFDVNNNFLKTVVLQYPVAELKQQLKHDRDPVSRIYAAAALAKKGGLEAIKALAQSLTDDSFWGVRVEVAKKLGKIKLNQAFDALKTGLKDEDARVRLAVITALSNFKTDLSYETIANCLEQGDSSYYTEAAAARSLGSMVSGNLKAKQPEAIALLKKILLERAGWNEVVRSGAISGLSKMKTAAEAVDIMIEYTKPVTPQALRLTSIRCLGTISTGQTSEKLGEILEQLEAIAGESFFLTQVAVVGALGQMQTAQAIPLLNDLAAQTADGRVRRSAEEAVAKVQKNLGAEQAVKELRTELDQLKQANQDLTSRLAKLEVSAKTGE